A segment of the bacterium genome:
GCCAACGAAAACAAGCGCGTCCTTGATAACCTCAACAACCTGTCCAATGAAATGGTTGAATCGATCGCGAACATGGTGAACCAGTGTAAAACGCTGGAGGTCAAGATAAAATCGTTCAGTGAGGATTATAAAAAGATCGGGGTTGATTTCAACCAGTACGTGAGCGCGATCCGCTCAAGCACCGACGCTTCCGAGCGGATACTCGAGGTGCTTAACGAACACGAAAAAGGCATTTCCATCCTGGAGCGCAAGGCGAAAACGCTCATTTTTTGCGAGACTGAAGATCCGCTCGAACTCGACCCGGCCAATAAGACTGATTCAACGAGCCACCAGGTCGTGACCCAGATCTTCACCGGGCTGTTAAGTTTTGATTCATGCCTGCATTTGATCCCGGGAGTGGCTGATTCCTTTGCTGTCTCAAAAGACGGCCGCACGTGGGATTTTACCCTGAAGAGGGGCGTGAAATACCATAATGGTTCGATGGTAACCGCGCGCGATGTCGTGTCCACGATCCAGCGGGTCTTACGGGGACCGAATATGAGCTTCATTGATTATGCCGATGAGGTGCTTGCGCTCGATGAATTAAGAGTACGGTTCACGCTTAAATATCCTTACCTGCCGTTCCTGGCGAATCTGGCATGCGGGGCGTGCGATATCACACCGCTTGATTTTTCCGCGAATAAACCTGTGGGGTGCGGTCCGTACAAATTTATCAGCTGGGAAAAGGGCAAAGAGATAGTGCTCGAGGCGAATGAAGAATTTTTTGACGGCCAGCCGTCTGTCCAGCAAGTCATTATAAAGATCGTTCCTGACAATAATGAATCGCTGGCGCTTTTCCAGGAAGGCAAGATCTCGCTCATGCAGTTATCAGCCAACATCGCGTCCCGGTTTAACCAGGATGAAGTCAGGACCGGACCAGTGCTGTCCACTCAGTACATTGGTATAAACATGCGGATGGAAACTCCACTCAAGGACCGGCGCGTACGCCAGGCGATGAACCATGTATTGGACCGCGATCATTATGCCAAGGATATAATGCAGAACACTGCGGTCCCCGGATACGGGATCTTTCCGCCGGGCATGGCAGTCTTCAACAGCGAGCTTGAAAGTTACCGCTATGACCTGAAAAAAGCGCGCGACCTGATGAGGGAGGCCGGACACCCGCATGGGATCGACAATACTTTTGTTCTGGACATTCGTGAAGGTCAGGAGCCCGCTCTCCGGGCCGAATACATCAAAAATTCTCTGGAAAAGATCGGCGTCAAGGTCGTCCTGAACCCGCTTCCCTGGAGGGACCTGCTCGAGAAGTCGTACAACGGTGAATCTGTGCTCGCCATGCGGGGATGGGTGTCCGATAATGGTGATCCCGACAATTTCCTTTTTCCACTTTTCCATTCGCGAAGCTTTGGACGACCGGGCAACATCACTTATTATCACAATAAAGAGATCGAGGATATGATCGAAACCGCACGTTCTGAACGCAGCGTAAAGCGCCGTCTGCAGCTATATCAAAAAATGGAGCGGATCATCGTCCATGACGCCCCCTGGATATTCTTATCGCATGGCGTTGACAGCTGGGCGGTCAGGAACGATGTCGGCGGATTCAAGGTTGATCCTTTTGGCATCGTACGCTTTAGGAATCTCTGGTGCGTGTGATGGATACGATCATAGTTTTCAGGGTCGGTGAGGAGCTTATTGGTATCGATATCGCTAAAGTCCGAGAAGTGACCGAGGTACAGGTTCCGGTCGCAGTGCCGCGCGCGCCTGACTTCTTGCTGGGATTGGTGAATGTCAGAGGAGAGGTCGTGCCGGTCCTGTCGTTACGAAAAAGGCTCGGTTTTGGCGGCGATGAACTTGGCTCGGTATTGCTGGTCGTGGACCACGAAGGGAGAGTGGCGGGTCTCAAGGTCGACGCCCTGCTAGGGACACGTAAGATCGTGGAGCGCAATATCCGCAAGGATTCCGAGCTTCTGTCGACCAAAAAGGAGAAGGATTTCTTTTTGGGCGTTTATGAAACGGACGAAAAACCGGTTCTCATATTGGATTTATCCAAGACCTTATCAAAGGAGGATACATGAGGGTTCTGATCGTGGACGATGCAATGTTCATGCGTCGTATGCTCAGCGACATACTGGAAAAAGGCGGTCACACTATCTGCGGCGAGGCGGCAACTGGAAAGGAAGCGGTTGATCAATACAAACAGCTTAAACCTGACTTGGTGACGATGGACATCATCATGCCTGACATGAGCGGCATCGAAGCTGTGAAAGAGATCAAGAAGATCGATCCCCGTGCGAGGATCCTGATGGTCTCGGCGATGGGCCAGCAAGCTCTGGTCCTGGAAGCGGTGCAAGCGGGTGCAGTCGACTACGTGGTTAAACCGTTCCAGCCTTCACGGGTGCTGGAATCGATTGAAAGGATCATAAAGAAATAGACCATGGAAAGTTACCTGGAACTTTTTATCAGCGAGACCGAGGAATTCATAAAGAACCTTAACCGCGAACTGCTTGTTCTCGAATCCGATACCAAGCGGTCATCCTCGATACTCGAGGTGTTCCGGGCATTCCATTCGATCAAAGGAATGGCACAGACCATGGGTTTTGACGACCTCGCGACGGTTACCCACCGCGTTGAAGACCTGTTGACCCCGGCAAAACAGTCAGGTGTGATCGATATTCAGCTTGTCAATTTTTTGTTCATTGTGGCGGATTTTCTTCATGAATCGGTGCAGGCGATCCGGCAGAAAAAATCGACGCCACCGGCCGGCCCTATAATACAAACCATTGAAAAACTAGCGCGCGGGGAGATCATCGACATCACAGAACAGGGTGTGTCGGCCAAAGAAATTTCCGAGATAAAAGTAAAAATGTCGAAGCTTGATAAACTATTCAATCTTACCAATGAGTTGCTTATAACAAAATCGCGGCTTTTAAAGCTCAGTCATCAGCTTGGTGATCAGGATATTATTATGACGGGAGAAAACGCTTCCCGTCTCATCAGCTCCCTGCAGGACGAAGTAATGCGCCTACGGATGATGCCCTTGTCGACCGTCTTCGAATTTTTTCCCAGATGGCTAAGGGATGAGGCAAAGCGGGAGCAAAAGGACGTTGAGTTCGTGATGACCGGCGGAGAGATCGAAGTCGACCGTTCGATCATCGATGTGCTCAAGGAACCTCTCATGCACCTGTTGCGCAATGCGCTGGACCACGGTATCGAGAACAAGGGAAAGATAACGCTCGGTGCGTATCGGGAAAAAGATCGGATCCGTATTTCCGTGACCGATAACGGAAAAGGGATTGATGCCGACGAGGTGCGCCGGCTTGCCGTGGAACGCAAGATCCTGTCCGCTGAGCAGGCGAGGATCATGCATAAAAATGACGTATACAAGATATTGGTCATGCCCAATTTTTCTACAAAGAAAGAAGTGACCGCCATGTCCGGGAGAGGGATCGGGCTTGACATCGTGAACGCCGCGGTCACGAAACTGGGCGGCCGGCTGGAGATCGCGTCCGAAAAGAGCGCCGGTTCTGCTTTCACGGTTGAACTCCCTTTAAGCCTGGCCATCGTACGAGCGATGGTGTTTACCCTGAATAAACAGCGGTTCGCCCTGCCTTTGAACTACGTGAAAGAAACCTTTTATATTGAAGAGGATTCCGTGAAAACGATTTTTCACCGGGAACTTTTTCCGCTGCGCGACGAGATCCTTCCTCTGGTCAGGGTTGGAGAACAACTCAACGGCGGCAGTACGGCCGGCAGAAAATCGGTCATCGTCGTGCAGTATCAGAATATCAAGCGCGGATTCATTATCGATGAAATAATCGACGAAGAAGAAGTCGTGGTAAAGAAACTCGATCCCTTGCTTCCCAGCACGATTTATTCAGGCAGTTCCGTCTATGCAGATGGCCAGCCGATACTCATTATTGATCCAAGGGGGTTTGAATGATAAATGCCAAGAGCCTTACTCCCGTTCAAATTGATGCTTTGACTGAAGTCGCAAACATCGGGAGCGGTCATGCCGCCACGTCATTGTCACAACTACTGGGCAAAAAGGTCATGGTGCGCGTACCAAAGATCTACACGGGCGCACTTGAGGATGTGATCCTTAGGATCGCTGATCCTAATGATGTTGTCGCTTCGGTCCTACTATATTTTCTGGGCGACCTCACCGGTCGAACGCTCTTGCTATATCCCTACGAAGATGCCCAGGAACTCACCGCCCTGTTGCTGCCGGAAAAGCAGGAAAATACGATGGAACTGCAGGAAAGCCTCCTCAAGGAAGTGTCCAACATCCTTTCGTGCGCTTATATGAACGCGTTGGGGGAGCTCCTGGGGCTCTTGATCCTACCATCGGTGCCGGGTATGATCATTGACATGGTGGGTGCCGTGCTCTCAAGCGTAGTCGTTGAATTTGGCCGGGAGAAAGATTTTATCTTCTGTATTGAAACTGAGTTCGATCTTGGTGATACACCGCGGCCGCTCCGCGCCTATTTTCTCCTTCTTCCGGATACTACAAGTCTCGAGTTGATCCTTAAAAAGCTAAACCTGGCGGACTAGCGAGCTAGCCATGATATCATCTGAGGAATACAAGATACTCAAGAGCTTCGCGGAACGAATACCCGACAATGACCCGGGAGCGCATAATAACCTTGCCGTTGTTTACTACAACAAGGGACTCTATGATGATGCCATCGGTGAGCTGGAAAAGGCTTTGCAGATCGATCCGAATTTTTTGCTGGCTCGGAACAACATGGACCTGATTCTGAAAAAGTCTGGAAAACTTGAAGACAAAGCCAAGGAATTGGGCCGCATGATCGAGACGGAACCGTTCGATGAGCACAGCACTTTGGAGCTCGCCGACACTTACAGGAAATTGAATCGTTTTTCACAGGCGATCATCTTTTATAAAAAGGTCCTGGACTACAATCCCGGTTCCTACGAAGCCCACTTTGGACTGGGGATTACGCTGCGTTCCCTGGGGAAGTACGATGACGCCCTGGAAGAGCTAAAAAGAAGCCTTGAAATAAAGATATCACCGGAAGGGTACCGATCGCTCGGTGAAGTGTACTTCAACAAAGGGGTCATCGATCTAGCGATTAAGAGCTTCCAAGAATCGATCCTCATGGATTCAGCTTCGGCCGAGGGGCACTTCCTTCTTGGTTTTGCGCTCGGTGAGAAAGGAAAACTCAAGGAAGGGCTCGAAGAGATCCACCGGGCGATCGCGATTAATCCGGCGCTCGCGCAATTCGAACCGAATTTGCCCATTGACCTTAAGGAACATAAAGGCCAGTGGGATTTTTTAAAGGAACAACTGGGGATCCCCAAAGCCTCGGTCAATGAATACCAGGCCCATTTTAATCTCGGGATAACGTATTTAAATAAGGGTTTGTTCAGCGAATCAAAGAGAGAATTTGACGAATGCCTTAAAGTCCGGAACGACCATGCGGAACTCTTGACCGCTCTTGGCGAGATCGAGATATTTTTGAATCATCTTCCCGAAGCGCGGAAGCATCTGGACCGCAGCCTGGAAATAGATTTTTCCTCCGCGCGCTCTGCCAATGACATGGGGATCGTTTTTCTGAAGAACAATGATTATGCCAATGCCGAGGTTTGGTTCAACAAGGCCATCGGCATCGAACACAATTATCCGTCAGCGGTCAACAACATCGCGGTCGTTGAATTGTCCCAGAACAAGATAGAACCGGCGATCACGCGGCTGCAGCAAGCCGTGAAGCTGGGCAGCCAGGAGGCGCGATATAATTTGGGAATGTACTACTTAAGAAAAGGCGATTATGAGCACGCCCTGAAGACCTTTAACGGCTCCACAGCAGACGATCTTTTTGCCCAGGGGCTTATTTACAGCGAAACCGGACGCGACGAGGAGTCAATCACCGCTTTCAAAGGCACCCTCAATATTGCGCCCATGTATGCAGGCGCTTATTATAACATGGGTTTTGTGCTCATGAAGGTCGGCAAATACGACGAGGGCCTTTCGTATATTCGTAAAGGGATGGAGATCGAACCGAACTTCGAAAAGGAAAAATACCGCCTGGCGATTGACTCGGATCTATATGAATTTGGACCTTATTACACGATCGCTTCCGCAAAAGAGTTGGCTGAAGCGCCGGAGCAGCTGCCGGAATTCTTCCCATCGATCGAACCCGAACCGAATACCGAAGATTTCATTAGCATGGCGGAGAACGCCGTCCGTCGTAACGAACTCGATAACGCGCTGGCCATGGTGGAGGAAGCGATCAAGCGGAGTCCTGAATCCAACCAGCCGATCATTATGAAGGCCAAGATATTGTTCCAGAACGATAACTACGATGATGCGCTTGATGTGCTCAATGCCTATAGCGCGAAACACCCCGATGACACTGAGGTCAAACAGGTGACCGCTGAGCTGCTGAAATCGGTCGGTCAACTCGAAGAAGCCAGGCAGCATTATGAAGCGCTCGCGGAAAAGCAGCCTCAGAAGGCAGAATGGCTCAGCGAACTGGCATCCCTTAATTTTACACTGGGCGCAAACGACCGGGCGCTGGATATCTATAACCGCCTTTTTGCGCTGGACAACAATAATGTGCAGACGCATCTCGGTCTTCTGAAGATCTACCTGAAAAACAATTCCAAGGATAAAGCCCTGACTCATGTGCAGTTCCTGGAGCAGCATCATCCCGACTTGTATGATGCAAATGTGTATACCGGCATTTACTGGCTTGATAATGGCGACAGGCAAAAAGCTGAAAAGTTACTGGAAAAGGCGATCGAACTTGACCATTCAAGGCCGTTGCCCTATTATCACCTGGGCTTGGTCGAAGTCCAGCACGGCGATTTTATGAATGCCTGCGATCATTGGAAAAAAGCACTACTCTTGAGCCCGGATGACGATCTAAGCGAAAAGATCACGCACTGCCTGAATATAACAATGGAAATGTTGGAATTTTTAAAGAAAGAGATCCGATGAACCGTCTTAAAAATTACTGGTCGATACACGCCCCGAGGAGGTGTTAACATAAGATGGCTGACGAACTTATCATAGATTCCAAAGCTCTGATCTTTGCGACTCTTGCCGATGTGTACTTGTCGTCAGGCATGGTCGATGAAGCGATTTCCATCCTTAAGGATGGTCTCGGCAGAAATCCCAATTATACCCTGGGCAAGATCATTTTGGGGCGAGCCTACTATATGAAGGGAAATATAGATGAGGCTTTGAAAACGCTGGAAGCCTTATACCCTGAGGCTAAAGACAGCGAGAACACGAATCTTTATTTAGCCCGGTGCCATAAGCGCATTGGTGACCTCGATAAAGCCGCGCAGTTCTACGAGATCGTCATGAAGATCAATCCGCAGAATAAGGATGCTCGTCAGGAACTCGACAGTATAGCGCCGAAACCTGCGGTTGCATCCCCCAAGGCAGAAGAGCCGGTTATCGAGACTACGAATCTGCCGCCAACTATAAAGGAAGCGGCAGTCGTTGCCGTTCCAATAATGGAAGAACCGGTTATTGTTGATAAAAAACCGCCCGTCGAAAAGATCGATCAGCCGGTCGAACCACCCGTAAAAGAGCCGGTAATCCCCATCGTAGACACTATACCGCAGGCGATGCTGCGGGAAGAGATCGATACCGAAAAAGAAACACTGGAAAGCGCACCGCCGAAAACCGAACCTCAGGCGGTGGAAAAAGAACCTCCGGTCACGGAAAAACCGACAGCTGTTAAGCCCGAACCAAAACCGACGCCCGAACCGGAATTGACCAGAGCGGAGAGAGTCGCGGAGATCGAAAAACTGCTGGGTGCGAAGGCGCCCGAGGAAGCGCCGGTCGTACCACCGCCGGCAAAGCAGGAAAAAGAGACAGCGAAAAAAGAAGAAGAAAAGGCAGAGGAAGTACCGATACTGCCCGAGATCGGGTTCGAGATCCCGACGGCAGCGGCAGCACCACCTGTCCAAGCAGCAGGTGTTTCGCCGCTCGATACGCTTAAGGAACCCATGTCGCACCTTTTGAAGCTCAAAGCAGTAAAGGGCGCGTTCATCTGCTCGCGGGACGGATTGTTGATCCAGAATTCATACGAGGCGCGCGAGGATATAGAAGAGATCGCGGCACTAATCGCGGCGATCTGCAACGAAGCCGATGATTCCTTCAAGTTCCTCAAGGAAGGTGCCATGGAAAAATGCATTATCGAAAAAGGCGACGAATCGGTCTGCGTCGTCACCGCTGGCGAATCGCTCCTGTGCATAGTCACGAAACCGGAAGCTAAACCGGGATTGGTTTTCGTTTACGCCCGCAAGATAATCGAACAGATCCGGGAAATACTCGGGTAGGAGGGGACATGAAACTGCAGGAATTGACAAAGATCCCCAAAGTTCTGGGAGCCGGCGTCGCCGGCAAGGACGGGTTCATCGTGGAAAGCCAATTCGCAGTGGGCTATGATCCGGAAAAATTCGGCGCCATGGCCGCACGGATCATGAACCAGATAAATAAAAGTCTCAAGATCGAAGCCAGTTCGATCATTCTTTATTCGCCTAATATGGTTTTTTTCGCGCGTGCGAAAGGCGATGGGATAATCTTTGCGATCGGTAATAAGGATGCCAACCTCGGCCTGCTAAAGATCAAGTTCGATAAGATCTAAAAGCGCTTCTTATTTATTTTCGAGATCGATCAGGGGATAGGTGTAGCTGTCGGGGATCTTTTGTTTTGACTTTCTGTAATTAGTAATATACTGACCGCAATTGCTGCCGATCTGATTTTCTTGCCATTCACCGATACTTAACAGCACGTCAAAACCCGCGTTCCTCAATTCATCGAGTATCACGCAATCCTGCTTGTCGGGTCTTATACAAGACCGGATATTGTTCGCTACGGCTTTGGAGGTTGGGTTCAGGGGCGTCACCTTAATCATAAAATGCCGGGGATCAAAGTATCGCCGCAGCACGTCGGGATCAACGGGCATGCCTTCCGCTAAGGCAAAATTGAGCGTGATCTTGCGTCCTCCTTCGGAGTAAAAATCGTTACCGTAGTCGGCGATATCTCTGAATTCCCATTTTTTTGCCGGAATCATCCAGTTACGCAATCCAATATCGGTCGTGTGCACGGAAAACTGCAGCTGGAAACGATCGTCATACAAGCTTTTTTTCACTGACAATAGCCGCTTGAAAAAACGGTTATGACCGGCAGGCGCGATCGTTGAAACGCAAGGCATGAGCCCGGGAGCTTCATATCTGCCCGGAAGATGCTCCAGAACATCAATGACCGCGTTGTTGAGCGCCGGCTCGCCAATCCGCGCGAACTGAACCTTGAATTTTTCAGCCGGTATGCGGTTGTCAGGATATCTGTGGCCAACCATATAATCAGTTTGAAACAGCATGTCTTCGGCAGAAAGCATGCCGTGATATGATCCTCCGGCGTCGCAGTAAGGACACTGGATCGGGCATCCATACATCGTGGATATGATCAATACCCATTTCTTATCGCGGGGGCTCGGGGGCTGTATGGCTTCAACGAATTCTATGATCTTGTCGGCACTTTTTTTTGCTAAGTATACCACGGCCAGGTCGTCACTGCCGGTTTTAGCGATCACGCGCATTGATCACACCCTCCGGTCACGTTGTCTACGCATTGTCGTCCATTTATTGTTTATTTCCATGGCTGCGCGCAGGCCGTTGCCGGTTGCGATCGCGATCTGCCGGTACCGGCCATTTTTCGCATCGCCTACAACATAGAGTACTTTTTTGCGGATCAGTTGTTTTTTCAAAACAAGCAATCGCGGTTTCATATAGGCGAGATCAGGCAGTCTGCCTAAGGCGGCAACAATATAATTTACTTTAATTAAATCGTTAAAATGCCGCAATCTGATGAGAACTCTTGTTTTATTAATATCAATTTTCATGATACACACACCACCCAAATAAACAACTCGGCGGCTTTGCAGGGCCGCCTGCCATAAAGCAGGCAGGCATTTGGCTCTTGCGCTTCGGGAAAGAATATAAACATTATTCCTTTTCTGCAGGGATAAGGCATAATCAAAAGCAGCATCACCGGCGCCGATAACGGCGACAGTCCTGCCCGAGATATGACGCAGGGGATGCACCCCGTATATTACTCGACTATCGTCACCGTGAAAAAGAGCTTTGTCCATGCGTCGGGGATAGGTGCCTGAGGCAGCAACCACGATGTCAAAAAAATAGCGTCGGCGGCTTGTTTCAAGAATAAAGCGATCGCGCGAATGATCGAGCATGGAGACTTCATCCCTAACGAATTTTACCGCGTGGCGCCTGAGTTGTTCACTTATTAATCCGGCCAGTTTAAGTCCTGAAATCCCATCGGGAAATCCCAGGTAATTATCAATTCGGTTGGCATTGAGAGCAAGGCCGCCGATCCTGTTGCGCTCGAAGAGGACCGGATCGAAACCATGGCGCCGTAATTGAAGCGCAGCAACGGCGCCCGCGGGTCCTCCGCCAATGACTGCGATCCGGGGCATAGATCCATTGTTGCGAAAGGGCTTCATCTTTTCCGCTTTAAGGAAATGAAGGCATCGATGATCTCTACAGCGCGTACGCATACGGCGAAACCGTGCGCCAGGTTGCGAATCGTGGCCATGTGAAAATCCTCATTTTGAGTCGCGGTCGCATCGACCGCGAAGAAGACCTCGAATCCCCGAACGAAAGCGGAACGCGCCGTTGTTTCGCAGCACAAGTTAGTCATCACGCCGGTGATCACAAGCTGTTTTACTCTTTTTTTTCTTAAGATACCCGAAAGGCCAGTCCTGTAGAATGCGTCGTACTGGGTCTTGGTGATCACCTGAATCCTGCGTCCGGTAGCGCCGACCGTAAGTGCCGGTGCCAGCGCGCTCAGGGTACTTTTTTCAGTGATCATGTCGTTCCACCAGCGGCTAAGCATTTTAGCGTTCTTACCGGTATTGATGTGCCGCGTGATAATGACCGGCCTTCTATTTTTTTGGAATACCGCCATCAGCTTTTTGACGGGTTTGATGATCGCCGGTGCGCTGGGCAGAAATGCATGCGAATTACTATCGGTAAAATACCGCTGCATGTCGATGACCAGCAGGGCAGAGGATCCGGGATCGAATAAGAAGGGATGTTTTTTCCGGTACGGCACTGCCCGTCGTATCATGCTCCGGGCTTTCCCCGATAGGTTGTGTTTTGTAAAATATCGTTCTTTATTCATGATCATGCTAGAGATCGATCTTTTGGCGCTGGTGTCGAGTGGTTTGTGTTTCTTAAGGCGGCGAGGATATCTATTCCCGCTGGCGTCCGTGCAGGGCGCCGTTGAACCAGTATTCGTTCCAGTAGGTTTCGCCGTTCTCTACATGAACGCTGTATTCGATCCGTCTTTCCGTACCATCAGAGTACGTGATCGTTATCACGCCCTTGCTGCGGCTGCCGTTTGCGGTCCATTTGCCAGCTGCGTTGCTTGCGTTGGCATTCCCCCAGCTGCCCTGGTCGTTCCCGCCGCCGTCCGTATAATCACCGCTGTATGAAGCTTCGTAATACTCGTAATAATTTCCGTCCGGCGCGAAGGACATCCTGGTTTCGGTATTGGTGGTGTAATTGATCCAGGTCCCGGCGAAGTTGTTCATAAGTTCAGGTGACTTAGTGACGCCGCTTGATCCGGGCGCGGATTGTTTCTCGGGCGTTTTAGTTTTGTCCTTGACAAAAGGATATGGATAACCATCCGGGAACGTGACAAAGAGGGTGTCATGGCCGAGGGCAACGGGATAATCGACCGGTCCGTATTCGCCATCGACCGTGACTATGCCGTTGGCGAGCGTGTATGCGATCGCTTCGCCGTCAAAAACAAGTTCGCTCTGCGATTTAAAAGTCAGAGCGATGGCGCCATCAGGCGTCTGGCATAGCCATGTGCCCAGGACATCTTTGTAGGTGTTGATCTCTTTGGCATTTAAAGACATGATACATGCGGCTAGACCGAATACAATACCGATTGTTTTCATGATTTTTCTCCCGAAAGGGTAAGGATTATTGAGCCTTTTGATTTTTCGTCTGATTGATGATCGGCAACCGGTTATACTTAACCGTATATTCGTCGATCAGCTTCTTGCTTTCCGCTTCGAAGTCCTGGGCGGTTTGAAAGCGAAAGAAAGATGTGATGGCAAAATCCGGATCACGTTTTTGGTAAAAACCCTCGATCGTCCGAGCAAGACTTTCCGTACCGCCGATGTAGATGATATCCTGGAGAATGTCCGATAGTTCGTAAACACCGGGATAGTCAGGCGCGTTCTTGATCTGTTCCGGTATCAGCTTTCTCCATCCACTGTCAATCGGCATGGATTATTATATAAATCAAATGCGATTAGTCAAGTATCTTTAAGAGGTCATTGCGAGAAGTCCATTCTTTTTATGTCATTGCGAGGAGTCCTGAAGGGACGACGAAGCAATCTCGAAATTTAAGATAACATCTGAGATTGCTTCGCACAAAGAGCGCTCGCAATGACACAACGACTGAGATTGCTTCGCACAAAGAGCGCTCGCAATGACAGCGGACTATGGCTTTTTCTTGCCGCCGACGTTGCCACCACCGCCGCGTGCAACGAGCACCAGGGATGCACAGAGCAGCGCGAAGATCAGTGCCGATCCCTCGCTGGCCAGAGGCCCAAGCCAACCGGCGACCGGCAGTCTATCCTGCAGATTCTTCAGAAAAGGTATGGTAAAGATCGCAGCGATCACGATGCTCGTCAGCGCGTCGCCGGCGACGAGGCCCGAAGAGTAAAGAATGCCGCTAGCTTCCCTCGCTTTGGCGGCCTGCGGCGGCATGTTCTTTCCCGTTTTTGTCAGTGCCCAGTAAATAACAGCTCCGGTCATGACCGGGACCGAAAGCGACAGGGGAAGGTACAACCCGATGGCAAACGGCAGCGCCGCGATGCCCAGGATCTCTACCGCGATCCCGATAAGAACACCCAGGCCGACGAACGTCCACGGCAGCGTCCCTGTTAGGACGCCTTTTACCACGAACGACATCAGTGAAGCCTGTGGCGCGGGCAGTTTGTCTGAACCGATCACCATCGTTCTGTTCAACAGCATCAGGACACCGCCCATGAACAGCGCGGGCGCGAGCACACCGATGAATTCAGCGATCTGCTGGTAAAAGGGCGTGGCGCCTACAAGGTATCCTGTTTTAAGGTCCTGCGACGCGTCACCGGCCATGCAAATGGCGATGCAGACCACGCTGCCAACTGACATCACGCCGATCATACCGGACATTCCACCCCAGCCGAATGCCAGAAAGATAAGGCAGGTAATGAGCAGCGTGGCAATGGTCATGCCCGACACCGGGCTGGATGAACTGCCGACAATACCGACGATTCGTGATGCCACGGTGACGAAGAAAAAGCTAAACACGACGACGATCAGAGTGCCGAAGATGTTGATCTTTGTCTGCGGAATGAGGAGCATGGCAAGAGCGACCAGGACCGCACCGGCAATGACGACGGGCATAGGCAGGTCCTTGTCGGTTCTGGGCACAGTGGCATCGGGTAGAAATTTCAGTCCCCGTGACATGCCCTTGAATCCAACCTTAAAACACCGGTAGATCACAGGGCAGGCCTTGATCAAGCTGATCATGCCGCCCACGGCGACCGCGCCGGCGCCAATATACCTTATATAATAGCTCCTTATATCCGCCGGCGTCAGCATAGAAATCGGGTCGAGAGCCGGCGGTATCGACACGGCAAGATTTTGGCCGATGAACGCGATCAACGGGCTGAGCACCAGGTAACCGACCACCGCGCCGGCAAGCATATAGGATGCGATCCTGGGCCCGATTATGAAGCCGACACCCAGCAGGGCAGGAGTAAGATCGGCACTGATCTCCATACCCTTGATGCCGGTAACGAGCCACGCCGAAGTTTCCTTCCATAAT
Coding sequences within it:
- a CDS encoding oligopeptide transporter, OPT family, translating into MKSSSEKDEQPKDQFCAYIKPGEKVAEFTLRAVVIGIILAVVFGLANAYLGLKVGMTVSASIPAAVISMALLRGVFKKGTVLENNIVQTIGSSGESLAAGIAFTIPAFFMWNFFPSSWSIILISILGGFLGILFMIPLRRYLIVQEHKVLPYPEGTACAEILVAGDVGGAKAQTVFLGVGISALYKLLMAGAKLWKETSAWLVTGIKGMEISADLTPALLGVGFIIGPRIASYMLAGAVVGYLVLSPLIAFIGQNLAVSIPPALDPISMLTPADIRSYYIRYIGAGAVAVGGMISLIKACPVIYRCFKVGFKGMSRGLKFLPDATVPRTDKDLPMPVVIAGAVLVALAMLLIPQTKINIFGTLIVVVFSFFFVTVASRIVGIVGSSSSPVSGMTIATLLITCLIFLAFGWGGMSGMIGVMSVGSVVCIAICMAGDASQDLKTGYLVGATPFYQQIAEFIGVLAPALFMGGVLMLLNRTMVIGSDKLPAPQASLMSFVVKGVLTGTLPWTFVGLGVLIGIAVEILGIAALPFAIGLYLPLSLSVPVMTGAVIYWALTKTGKNMPPQAAKAREASGILYSSGLVAGDALTSIVIAAIFTIPFLKNLQDRLPVAGWLGPLASEGSALIFALLCASLVLVARGGGGNVGGKKKP
- a CDS encoding isochorismatase family protein is translated as MNKERYFTKHNLSGKARSMIRRAVPYRKKHPFLFDPGSSALLVIDMQRYFTDSNSHAFLPSAPAIIKPVKKLMAVFQKNRRPVIITRHINTGKNAKMLSRWWNDMITEKSTLSALAPALTVGATGRRIQVITKTQYDAFYRTGLSGILRKKRVKQLVITGVMTNLCCETTARSAFVRGFEVFFAVDATATQNEDFHMATIRNLAHGFAVCVRAVEIIDAFISLKRKR